One genomic segment of Paenibacillus xylanexedens includes these proteins:
- a CDS encoding NUDIX hydrolase, which yields MNGAEHVKQAVPIRCKGVAVVLLKKSLDQYRVLMLKRAGRMLHNEWCYVGGGIEKGEKAWEAALREVHEETGITEVRLYSANQFEQYYSPMEDYIYTAPVFVGYVDESQPVRLNHEHTEYQWMTFDEAKENAALPGIDNILDFVEKHFARKAPSEWLRINEENN from the coding sequence TTGAATGGTGCGGAGCACGTGAAACAGGCAGTCCCTATTCGTTGTAAAGGCGTGGCTGTAGTTCTGTTGAAGAAAAGCCTCGATCAATACCGTGTACTAATGCTGAAACGGGCTGGTCGTATGTTGCATAACGAGTGGTGTTATGTTGGCGGCGGGATAGAAAAGGGCGAGAAGGCATGGGAAGCTGCACTCAGAGAAGTTCATGAGGAAACAGGTATTACGGAAGTCCGGTTGTATTCTGCCAATCAATTCGAACAATATTATTCACCCATGGAGGATTATATCTATACCGCTCCCGTATTCGTAGGATATGTGGATGAAAGCCAGCCTGTCCGTTTAAATCATGAACATACCGAGTACCAATGGATGACGTTTGACGAAGCTAAAGAAAATGCGGCATTACCTGGGATTGATAACATTTTGGATTTTGTTGAAAAGCATTTTGCCAGAAAAGCCCCTTCCGAGTGGCTTAGGATTAATGAAGAGAATAATTAG
- a CDS encoding DUF4085 family protein: protein MRYLTKEWYELCQQTHLHFGLRVHNGAYESDENLFLRLYKRKEKAHLKQERELYNLDPRFMLEHDGQVLTRVDKAFDEEEVTEEDQIVFHLPPEQRAHIEKLIAEYDVRPPFDEKKCKEEYKESMEWNFQYKAENLPQEIVEQIADIRVFTLGYCTREVMHQLKKQSAENRREMERISKEFREVMIAQDISDEIHSRVQYHDCTLTELLTGDEVVIRFDTRGGFTNINKLTLVAPEILKQDGGIVGSYWLYQELYRIDNGYELHVLFDGENMPELIVRCADILVEEE, encoded by the coding sequence ATGAGATATCTAACGAAAGAATGGTATGAGCTTTGTCAGCAGACACATCTTCATTTTGGTTTAAGAGTACATAATGGAGCTTACGAGTCAGATGAGAATCTATTTTTGAGGCTGTATAAAAGAAAGGAAAAAGCGCATTTGAAACAGGAGCGAGAGTTATATAACTTGGACCCACGTTTCATGCTGGAGCATGATGGTCAAGTACTTACTCGCGTAGACAAAGCTTTCGATGAGGAAGAAGTGACAGAAGAAGACCAGATCGTATTTCACTTGCCGCCGGAACAAAGAGCGCATATCGAGAAACTCATTGCAGAATATGATGTACGTCCTCCGTTTGATGAGAAGAAATGTAAGGAAGAGTACAAAGAATCGATGGAGTGGAATTTTCAATACAAGGCGGAGAATTTGCCACAGGAAATCGTTGAACAAATTGCGGATATCCGTGTCTTTACGTTGGGTTATTGCACGAGAGAAGTTATGCACCAGCTGAAGAAACAGAGTGCAGAAAATAGAAGAGAAATGGAACGCATATCGAAAGAATTTAGAGAAGTGATGATCGCACAGGATATTTCCGATGAAATACATAGCCGGGTTCAATATCATGATTGTACACTGACGGAACTGCTCACAGGGGATGAAGTGGTCATTCGTTTTGACACCCGTGGGGGCTTCACCAATATAAATAAACTCACGCTCGTTGCGCCGGAAATCCTTAAGCAAGACGGTGGAATTGTAGGCAGTTACTGGCTGTATCAAGAGCTGTATCGGATCGATAACGGATATGAGCTTCATGTTCTATTTGATGGAGAGAATATGCCTGAGTTGATTGTTCGCTGTGCTGATATTCTCGTAGAGGAAGAATGA
- a CDS encoding HAD-IIIA family hydrolase, whose amino-acid sequence MMKPQGNVQAVFIDRDGTIGGTGHFIHPRDFRLYPNAQEAIMLLKREGITVLAFTNQYRISRGEASVQDFEEQFREYGFDHSYICPHEQECNCRKPKPGMLLQASEEHGLDLSNCIVIGDVGDTDMLAAHAVGATKIMVRTGWGESSLTKFRDKWTETEPDYIAEDIWDAVQWIIHGREIRK is encoded by the coding sequence ATGATGAAACCACAGGGAAACGTACAAGCTGTTTTTATAGACAGAGATGGAACAATCGGTGGTACAGGTCATTTTATTCATCCGAGAGATTTCAGATTATACCCCAATGCTCAAGAAGCAATTATGCTTTTGAAACGAGAAGGAATTACGGTACTGGCTTTTACGAATCAATATCGAATCTCACGTGGAGAGGCAAGTGTTCAGGATTTTGAAGAGCAATTTCGCGAGTACGGATTCGATCACTCCTATATATGTCCGCATGAGCAAGAATGCAATTGCAGAAAGCCTAAACCCGGAATGTTATTACAGGCCTCAGAGGAACACGGTTTGGATTTATCCAATTGCATCGTTATTGGAGATGTAGGAGACACAGACATGCTTGCTGCCCATGCCGTAGGAGCGACCAAGATCATGGTGCGAACAGGCTGGGGGGAATCTTCATTAACCAAATTTAGAGACAAATGGACGGAGACTGAACCTGATTATATCGCAGAGGATATTTGGGATGCCGTACAATGGATCATTCATGGAAGGGAAATCAGAAAATAA
- a CDS encoding NUDIX domain-containing protein, whose amino-acid sequence MGMSDYYKNLRDKIGNELIFMPGVAGIIRNEQGEILFGRKHNESTWGLIAGAIELGETPAQAMVREALEETGLVVEPEKIIGIYGGEARRFTYSNGHQVEYLTIVFECRIRSGQLTPDNEEMKDLQFFPEDQLPPMANKYSDYIFSSNQEERARFER is encoded by the coding sequence ATGGGTATGTCAGACTATTACAAAAACCTTAGGGACAAGATCGGCAACGAGCTTATTTTTATGCCGGGTGTAGCTGGAATTATCCGAAATGAACAAGGGGAGATCCTGTTTGGTCGTAAACATAACGAATCAACCTGGGGGCTGATTGCTGGAGCAATCGAGCTTGGTGAGACACCGGCGCAAGCAATGGTAAGAGAGGCACTGGAAGAGACAGGTCTAGTTGTTGAACCGGAGAAGATTATCGGAATATACGGGGGTGAAGCAAGACGGTTTACATACAGCAATGGTCATCAGGTCGAATATTTGACTATCGTATTTGAATGCAGGATCAGATCTGGGCAACTCACGCCCGATAATGAAGAGATGAAGGATCTGCAGTTTTTCCCCGAGGATCAGCTTCCACCCATGGCAAACAAGTACTCAGATTACATTTTTAGCTCCAACCAAGAAGAACGAGCCCGTTTTGAAAGGTAA
- a CDS encoding phosphotransferase gives MLINPTVNEINNLFKMHHINEEISEIQSLSGTTDGCVYRLSTSLNMHYILKSDEPEQIHIAQQFLDTYKNSSLLPEVLVTDPNNTYFIYTYMEGTTHFNRGQKRDWLTRLVKELFNTYVRSSDTNSWGRMEFPQRTWKEFNQISIHEAKINIGSILTTDDYNLVQSKVDRLFHEEEEKFLLHGDTGVHNFVYDQNELIGVIDPSPMVGPILYDFLYAFSSSPDDITSETLFATFELLEQVKMDKSRLIEEALIHLYCRIGLSNKHHPDDLPEYLEAWNEWKRLCQEL, from the coding sequence ATGTTAATCAATCCAACGGTAAATGAGATCAATAACTTATTCAAGATGCATCATATCAATGAAGAAATATCTGAAATTCAAAGTTTGTCAGGTACCACAGATGGATGTGTTTATCGGTTGAGTACGAGTCTGAATATGCACTATATTTTGAAATCGGATGAACCCGAACAGATTCACATCGCCCAGCAGTTTTTGGATACGTATAAGAATTCTTCGTTATTACCTGAAGTTTTGGTGACTGATCCGAATAACACTTATTTTATTTATACGTATATGGAAGGTACGACCCATTTCAACCGGGGACAGAAGAGAGACTGGTTAACTCGTCTGGTGAAAGAGTTATTCAATACATATGTGCGTTCTTCAGATACGAATTCATGGGGCAGAATGGAGTTCCCACAGAGGACATGGAAAGAATTCAATCAGATTAGTATTCATGAAGCAAAGATAAATATCGGAAGTATTTTAACGACAGATGATTATAATCTGGTTCAATCCAAAGTGGATCGTCTTTTTCATGAGGAAGAAGAGAAGTTTCTTTTACATGGCGATACGGGGGTTCATAATTTTGTATATGATCAAAATGAACTTATCGGCGTTATTGACCCATCTCCAATGGTTGGGCCTATCCTCTATGATTTCTTGTATGCTTTTAGCTCCTCGCCAGATGATATCACCAGCGAAACATTATTTGCTACATTCGAACTTCTGGAACAGGTCAAAATGGATAAATCCAGATTAATAGAGGAAGCTCTGATCCATCTATATTGTCGAATTGGGCTGAGTAACAAGCATCATCCTGATGATCTACCTGAGTATTTGGAGGCGTGGAATGAATGGAAACGACTATGTCAGGAACTTTGA
- a CDS encoding MepB family protein, whose translation MDNKNSLNRPNAWTTSEMLHGDLLASKELIYDKCGFICSQPYEEAQNAEYGAYVFTINSLSIRFRVAKTTQTKIGQFVTLWQRSEDGTTQPYDGSDPADVYVISTRAGSHFGQFVFPKHVLLQRDIISDQGKGGKRSIRVYPPWDKPTSKQAQKTQQWQLEYFLEVPFTEPLNCDQARVLMINHYNHL comes from the coding sequence TTGGATAACAAAAATAGTTTGAATCGTCCGAATGCTTGGACGACCTCCGAGATGCTTCATGGCGACTTACTTGCCAGTAAAGAACTTATCTATGACAAGTGTGGCTTTATCTGCTCACAACCATATGAAGAAGCACAAAATGCTGAATATGGGGCATATGTGTTCACCATAAATTCTCTCTCCATTCGATTCCGCGTCGCCAAAACCACGCAAACCAAGATCGGACAATTTGTTACCCTGTGGCAGCGGAGTGAGGATGGAACGACACAGCCATATGATGGATCAGATCCAGCAGATGTGTATGTCATTAGTACGCGCGCAGGCAGCCACTTTGGTCAATTTGTATTTCCGAAGCATGTATTGTTGCAACGAGATATCATATCGGATCAAGGCAAAGGTGGCAAGCGTTCCATACGTGTATATCCGCCTTGGGACAAGCCAACAAGTAAGCAGGCTCAGAAAACCCAGCAGTGGCAGCTTGAATACTTCCTGGAAGTACCTTTTACTGAACCATTGAACTGTGATCAAGCCCGGGTACTTATGATAAACCATTATAATCACCTATGA
- a CDS encoding MBL fold metallo-hydrolase, which produces MLNQLSNSIYYMSNDNDRERPVLGLVCGEKHSLVIDGGNSVQHARDFIEEIRCLDVPPVQYVVITHAHWDHFLGMNEFGATIIVNRLTNKRLNEWRDYSFDDQSLREYVDADIISAHCIEIIQSEIPRRESFLLDKPGIVFKDSLQIDLGNKLCMLERIQSTHTDDSTIVYIPDEKTIFLGDSPYGTTTDKMFHFKQSLLNHMIQDIQMYDIEHFILGHESICDREEMDVFWRELTTSSRAVTSTSLEQAITSFEKEQLREPNGNELFFLKAFVNDQLLQAQKK; this is translated from the coding sequence ATGTTAAATCAATTAAGCAATTCCATTTATTATATGTCCAACGATAATGATAGAGAAAGACCGGTACTAGGCTTGGTGTGTGGGGAAAAACATAGTCTGGTAATTGATGGTGGAAATTCAGTTCAACATGCCAGAGACTTTATCGAGGAGATTCGATGCTTAGATGTGCCGCCCGTTCAGTATGTGGTTATTACGCATGCGCATTGGGATCATTTTTTGGGAATGAATGAATTCGGTGCGACGATCATCGTTAATCGTTTAACTAATAAGCGCTTGAATGAATGGAGAGATTATTCCTTCGATGACCAGTCACTTCGTGAGTATGTAGATGCAGATATAATCAGCGCACATTGTATAGAAATTATACAGTCGGAAATCCCGAGGAGAGAATCATTTCTACTAGATAAGCCCGGTATCGTCTTTAAAGATTCCCTCCAGATTGATCTGGGGAACAAGCTATGTATGCTGGAGAGGATTCAAAGTACGCACACGGATGATTCAACAATAGTTTATATTCCTGATGAGAAAACTATTTTTCTCGGAGATAGTCCTTATGGAACAACAACGGATAAAATGTTTCATTTTAAGCAATCCTTGCTTAACCACATGATACAAGATATCCAGATGTATGATATAGAGCATTTCATTCTCGGACACGAGTCTATCTGTGATCGGGAAGAGATGGATGTATTCTGGAGAGAGCTTACAACCAGTAGCAGAGCGGTGACATCTACTTCCTTGGAGCAGGCGATAACATCTTTTGAAAAGGAACAGCTGCGGGAGCCTAATGGGAATGAACTCTTCTTCTTGAAAGCATTTGTTAATGATCAACTGTTACAGGCACAGAAGAAATAG
- a CDS encoding SHOCT domain-containing protein: MKALSIFSLIWFVLNFLLIVVFIDGSQESAEVAAGLGILGVLYGLLFSILALIISSKRKKTPVNVHEQLLQLGDLKEKNIISEYEFDQKKEKLLSRYK, from the coding sequence TTGAAAGCATTATCGATCTTCAGCCTTATTTGGTTCGTACTCAATTTTTTATTAATCGTAGTTTTTATAGATGGTTCGCAAGAAAGTGCGGAGGTAGCGGCAGGTTTGGGGATTTTGGGTGTCTTGTATGGTCTGCTTTTCTCAATTCTAGCCTTGATCATATCAAGCAAGAGAAAAAAGACCCCTGTGAATGTTCATGAACAACTGCTTCAGCTAGGTGACTTAAAAGAAAAAAATATTATTTCAGAATATGAATTCGATCAAAAGAAAGAGAAATTACTCTCCAGATACAAGTAG
- a CDS encoding cation diffusion facilitator family transporter yields the protein MSGHHHDQNQGHDHGHNHAHTTNNKKVLLFSFIIITVYMIVEAFGGFITNSLALISDAGHMLSDSIALGIALLAFTFGEKAVNTGKTYGYRRFEILAATLNGITLIAIALYIFYEAIGRFIHPPEVATVGMLIISVIGLLVNILVAWIMMRGSDTEKNLNMRGAYLHVISDMLGSVGAIAAALLMMFFGWGWADPLASVIVAALVLRSGFFVTKSSLHILMEGTPANVDVNDLVQTIKQVDGVKGVHDVHVWSITSNLNALTAHIVVDGTMDVYASEILVQKIEHMLEHKEIKHVTLQVESEKHLHDTSVLCTVKGDAPDAHAHHHH from the coding sequence ATGTCCGGACATCATCACGATCAGAACCAAGGGCACGATCATGGACACAACCACGCTCACACAACCAATAATAAGAAAGTCCTGTTATTTTCCTTCATTATTATTACCGTATATATGATCGTTGAAGCCTTTGGTGGATTTATTACCAACAGTCTCGCGCTCATCTCGGATGCAGGTCATATGTTGTCCGATTCCATTGCGCTCGGGATCGCTTTGCTGGCGTTCACGTTTGGTGAAAAAGCAGTGAATACCGGCAAAACGTACGGCTACAGAAGATTCGAGATTTTGGCTGCCACGTTAAATGGAATCACGTTAATCGCCATCGCGCTCTACATTTTCTACGAAGCCATTGGTCGTTTTATCCACCCACCAGAAGTCGCAACCGTAGGTATGTTAATTATCAGCGTCATTGGACTGCTCGTAAACATTCTTGTTGCCTGGATCATGATGCGTGGTAGCGATACGGAGAAAAACCTGAATATGCGTGGTGCTTATCTCCATGTGATCAGCGACATGCTGGGATCCGTCGGAGCCATTGCTGCGGCACTGCTCATGATGTTCTTCGGCTGGGGTTGGGCCGATCCACTGGCGAGTGTGATTGTCGCAGCACTGGTATTGCGAAGTGGTTTCTTTGTCACCAAATCATCCCTGCACATCTTGATGGAAGGAACTCCGGCCAATGTGGATGTGAATGACCTGGTGCAGACTATTAAACAAGTCGATGGCGTCAAAGGCGTACACGATGTGCACGTCTGGTCTATCACCAGTAACCTGAACGCACTGACCGCTCATATCGTGGTAGACGGAACGATGGATGTCTATGCATCCGAGATCCTAGTTCAGAAGATTGAACATATGCTGGAGCATAAAGAAATCAAACATGTGACGCTCCAAGTGGAGTCCGAAAAACATTTGCATGACACCTCGGTATTATGTACGGTCAAAGGCGACGCACCAGATGCTCACGCACATCATCACCATTGA
- a CDS encoding response regulator transcription factor, protein MKHLLLADDDVNIRALLRHVMTKEGYRVHEAQDGLEAVKLMQETPIDLAILDVMMPGMDGLELCDYIRQHYDIPIMLLTARDQLSDKRDGYLKGTDEYVTKPFEPEELVYRVKALFRRYHRTSSDIIRMNRIVIDRNNVEVTDGQSILFLPMKEFELLSQLAQFPGRLFSRDELIRLVWGADYEGDDRTVDVHIKRLRDRFADYTDDFVIQTVRGIGYKMEVKAP, encoded by the coding sequence ATGAAACATCTGCTGCTGGCAGACGATGATGTTAATATTCGAGCACTCCTGCGGCATGTCATGACCAAGGAAGGGTATCGGGTACATGAAGCGCAGGACGGACTGGAAGCGGTCAAACTGATGCAAGAAACACCGATCGATCTGGCAATCCTCGATGTGATGATGCCCGGCATGGACGGACTGGAGTTATGTGATTACATTCGGCAGCATTACGACATTCCAATTATGTTGCTGACGGCACGAGATCAGCTATCCGACAAGCGAGACGGTTATCTGAAAGGAACGGATGAATATGTGACCAAGCCGTTTGAACCTGAAGAACTGGTCTACCGTGTGAAGGCGTTATTTCGTCGGTACCATCGCACATCCAGCGATATCATCCGCATGAACCGGATCGTCATTGATCGTAACAATGTGGAGGTTACCGACGGGCAATCCATTCTCTTTTTGCCAATGAAGGAATTTGAATTACTCTCACAGCTTGCCCAGTTCCCGGGCCGTTTGTTCTCGCGGGATGAGCTCATTCGGCTCGTTTGGGGAGCAGACTACGAAGGAGATGACCGTACCGTTGATGTGCACATTAAGCGGCTGCGTGATCGTTTTGCCGATTATACGGACGATTTTGTCATTCAGACTGTGCGGGGCATTGGTTACAAGATGGAGGTGAAAGCACCTTGA
- a CDS encoding sensor histidine kinase, producing MRTLYVRVFLITIAVIMVSGMLGFLLSNIYYHTKLKDFNDEKLVGIAMQMKQFVEQQPGTMEDYLNNAADLGYEIYVTDGKGNDQFYGREYREKDLDKQAVELVLNGEVYHGVAQFPSKPFITGFFDNQLSNTVGVHLQLGNTNYALFMRPDVILQFGELRIFFALIGAFTVGISILIFLISTRYLVTPIERLSEATKRIAQGKYNLKLPTARRDEIGQLAQHFMTMSRELERVDQARQQFVSNVSHEIQSPLTSIQGFAQLVADRDLPEQEREHYASIIEEESRHLSLLSKQLLLLSSLEQGNEDLSKVKFSLRDQFRQAVQVLQWQLEEKELLLRISVPESIQLVGNEVLLMQVWMNLLGNAVNHLPQGRSIEIHAEQTDNQCVIQIRDTGDGIAAEHLPFLFDRFYRVDRARERSSGRTGLGLAIVQKIIRIHDGTIEVSSSPEGTIFTVTLPQM from the coding sequence TTGAGGACCTTGTACGTCCGGGTATTCCTCATTACGATTGCGGTGATTATGGTCAGCGGCATGCTCGGTTTTCTTTTGTCCAACATCTACTATCATACAAAGCTAAAGGATTTCAATGATGAGAAGCTGGTGGGCATCGCGATGCAAATGAAGCAATTTGTGGAACAGCAACCCGGTACAATGGAGGATTATCTGAACAATGCTGCCGATCTTGGATACGAAATCTATGTGACGGATGGAAAAGGCAACGACCAATTCTACGGCCGCGAATACCGTGAGAAAGATCTGGACAAGCAAGCTGTAGAACTGGTACTGAATGGAGAGGTATACCATGGCGTCGCCCAGTTTCCAAGTAAACCGTTCATTACCGGTTTCTTCGATAATCAATTAAGTAACACCGTGGGTGTTCATCTGCAACTGGGCAATACCAATTACGCTCTCTTTATGCGCCCGGATGTAATTCTGCAATTCGGTGAGTTGCGAATCTTTTTTGCGCTGATTGGAGCATTTACGGTGGGCATTAGTATTCTAATCTTTCTCATTAGCACTCGTTATCTGGTCACTCCGATTGAACGTCTGTCCGAGGCGACCAAACGGATTGCACAAGGAAAATATAATTTAAAATTACCTACCGCCCGGCGTGACGAGATTGGGCAATTGGCCCAGCATTTCATGACCATGAGTCGTGAATTGGAGAGGGTCGATCAGGCGCGGCAGCAGTTTGTATCCAACGTATCGCATGAGATTCAATCACCGCTGACCTCGATTCAGGGTTTTGCCCAATTGGTGGCGGATCGGGATCTGCCTGAACAGGAGCGGGAGCACTATGCATCGATCATTGAGGAAGAGAGTCGTCATCTCTCCTTGCTCAGTAAACAACTACTTCTCCTGTCTTCCCTTGAGCAAGGCAACGAAGATCTGTCCAAAGTAAAGTTCTCTTTGCGAGATCAGTTCCGGCAAGCGGTTCAGGTACTGCAATGGCAATTGGAAGAAAAAGAACTGTTGCTTCGGATTTCGGTACCCGAATCCATCCAGCTAGTCGGTAATGAAGTGCTGCTCATGCAAGTTTGGATGAATCTACTGGGCAATGCGGTGAACCATCTACCACAGGGAAGAAGCATTGAGATTCATGCCGAGCAGACAGATAACCAGTGTGTGATTCAGATTCGGGATACAGGAGACGGAATTGCTGCGGAGCATCTGCCTTTCCTGTTCGATCGATTCTATCGGGTGGATCGTGCGCGGGAACGTTCTTCTGGACGAACCGGGCTTGGACTTGCCATTGTGCAGAAAATTATCCGAATTCATGACGGTACAATCGAGGTTTCCAGTTCACCTGAGGGTACGATCTTTACCGTGACACTTCCGCAGATGTAA
- a CDS encoding ABC transporter permease: MYLAIREMRYAKGRYALIATIMVLVSFLVLFVTGLAQGLAYDNAASVKNMAATHFVLEQDSNHRFTRSQVDQDQLNQARSVVGQENVEPLGVKMTTVSPTGDTKKIDVTLFMVNPEGWLAPTVTEGTPITDQTNGQVVVDHKLAESGVTIGTVLVDQATGTEWTVGGFVQNESFSHSPVVFLNEQEWLALQGSSRTSQGSADTNANAPIYNAIAIKDGGEQVDGLSAAMPNTEVITKSDAVSAIPGYKEEQGSLLMMIAFLYVISAFVLAVFFYVITIQKTSQFGILKAIGTRNAYLAGSVSLQVLVLSVGSLVISVLLVRLFESILPASMPFQLGLSTLALTCVLFILMSVAGSLFSVWKVTKIDALDAIGRTAA, from the coding sequence ATGTACTTGGCTATTCGGGAAATGAGGTATGCCAAAGGGCGGTATGCCTTAATTGCTACAATCATGGTGCTGGTTTCATTTCTGGTACTGTTTGTTACAGGTCTTGCACAGGGGCTGGCGTATGATAACGCAGCTTCGGTCAAAAATATGGCAGCAACCCATTTTGTGCTGGAACAGGATTCGAATCATCGGTTTACCCGGTCACAAGTGGATCAGGATCAGCTTAATCAAGCTCGCTCCGTAGTGGGGCAAGAGAACGTTGAGCCACTCGGTGTGAAAATGACAACTGTCAGTCCAACGGGCGACACAAAAAAGATCGATGTCACGCTGTTCATGGTTAATCCGGAAGGTTGGCTTGCTCCAACCGTTACCGAAGGAACTCCGATTACTGATCAGACAAACGGACAGGTTGTGGTAGATCATAAGTTAGCTGAATCCGGTGTGACGATTGGTACCGTTCTGGTCGATCAAGCTACAGGAACGGAATGGACCGTTGGTGGATTTGTACAAAATGAGTCCTTCAGTCACTCCCCGGTGGTATTCCTGAATGAACAGGAATGGCTCGCACTCCAGGGAAGTTCACGAACTTCGCAAGGTTCAGCAGACACCAATGCCAATGCTCCGATTTACAATGCCATTGCTATCAAGGATGGGGGCGAGCAGGTAGACGGACTGAGTGCTGCAATGCCTAATACGGAAGTCATAACGAAGTCGGATGCCGTATCGGCCATCCCTGGATATAAGGAAGAGCAGGGATCGTTGCTCATGATGATTGCTTTTCTATATGTCATCTCGGCGTTTGTGCTTGCGGTATTCTTCTATGTCATCACGATTCAGAAAACGAGTCAGTTCGGCATATTGAAAGCCATCGGAACACGGAATGCTTATCTGGCGGGTAGTGTTTCGTTACAAGTCTTGGTTCTGTCGGTTGGCAGTCTGGTGATTAGCGTACTATTGGTTCGACTGTTCGAGTCCATTCTTCCTGCATCGATGCCGTTTCAATTAGGCTTGTCCACCCTTGCTCTGACCTGTGTGTTATTCATACTCATGTCTGTGGCGGGTTCGTTATTCTCGGTGTGGAAGGTTACCAAAATTGATGCACTTGATGCGATTGGGAGGACAGCAGCATGA
- a CDS encoding ABC transporter ATP-binding protein yields MRNRLVLKGITQTFEDGGSRRTILDKLDLEVAEGELVAVMGPSGSGKSTFLSIAGALLEPTEGQVLLDGASVMGKSKQDISDVRLQQLGFIFQSANLIPFLKVEEQLMVVAKLAGTDKNKAEKRVNELLDTVGLTHRRKAYAEKLSGGERQRVAIARALMNDPAVLLADEPTASLDAERGLDIVSMIARLVKEQGKSAVMVTHDERVLPLCSRVLFLEKGKLVQH; encoded by the coding sequence ATGAGAAACCGATTGGTATTAAAGGGAATTACACAGACCTTTGAAGATGGCGGTAGCAGACGGACGATTCTGGACAAGTTGGACCTTGAGGTTGCTGAAGGGGAACTTGTGGCTGTGATGGGGCCTTCCGGTTCGGGAAAAAGTACATTCCTGTCCATTGCTGGTGCACTTCTTGAACCAACGGAAGGACAGGTTTTGCTGGACGGAGCGAGTGTTATGGGCAAAAGCAAACAGGATATATCCGATGTACGACTTCAGCAACTCGGGTTTATATTTCAAAGTGCCAACCTCATTCCTTTTCTGAAAGTAGAAGAACAACTCATGGTGGTCGCAAAGCTCGCCGGAACGGATAAAAACAAGGCGGAGAAGCGAGTGAATGAGCTGCTGGATACGGTAGGCTTGACCCATCGGCGGAAGGCGTATGCGGAGAAGCTGTCTGGCGGAGAACGTCAGCGGGTCGCCATTGCACGGGCGTTGATGAACGATCCGGCTGTTCTGCTCGCGGATGAACCAACAGCCAGCCTGGATGCGGAACGTGGGCTGGATATTGTCAGCATGATTGCACGGCTCGTGAAAGAGCAGGGCAAGAGTGCAGTGATGGTTACGCATGATGAGCGAGTTTTGCCGCTCTGCAGCCGGGTTCTTTTTTTGGAAAAGGGAAAGCTGGTACAGCATTAG
- a CDS encoding NUDIX hydrolase has product MSNLNAEQFPALSTSIHWGIIEAEFRLNDIVDEKLVSNISIIPFVGDQCVVFQLDNGDWELPGGTLEAGEQYMDGLKRELMEELGAEMRSYQIFGQFHCISSALEPYRPHIPHPHFVRIIGYGDVELVGDPLNPEDGEQVVAVEVVEIDEAIRRFREQNRHDIAEMYKLAHMLREEAK; this is encoded by the coding sequence ATGAGCAACTTAAATGCAGAACAATTCCCGGCACTGAGTACGTCGATTCATTGGGGGATTATTGAGGCAGAGTTCAGATTAAACGACATCGTGGATGAAAAGCTGGTGAGTAATATTAGCATCATTCCATTTGTCGGGGATCAATGTGTTGTTTTCCAACTGGATAATGGAGACTGGGAGCTGCCCGGAGGCACGCTTGAAGCAGGTGAGCAGTATATGGATGGACTGAAGCGCGAACTGATGGAGGAACTTGGGGCAGAAATGCGTTCCTATCAGATTTTTGGACAATTCCACTGTATATCCAGTGCGTTGGAACCGTATCGACCACATATCCCGCATCCCCATTTTGTACGAATCATCGGATATGGAGACGTTGAACTTGTCGGTGATCCGCTGAATCCGGAAGATGGCGAGCAGGTGGTTGCGGTGGAAGTGGTAGAGATTGATGAAGCGATCCGAAGATTCCGGGAACAGAACAGACATGACATTGCAGAGATGTACAAACTGGCTCATATGCTACGAGAAGAAGCTAAATAG